In Blautia wexlerae DSM 19850, a single window of DNA contains:
- a CDS encoding macrolide family glycosyltransferase, with protein MSKVLFLNIPSHGHINPTLGLVEGLVKQGDEVLYFTTEEFRKKVESMGATFISYGSKSDFFVPKNKKPGKSILDDLLNRIDEVLNRADIIEYILKQIQGMKFDYIIYGSMFPYGNVISQILNIPAISSFAVFAKPKVFMEKGNEEFIKNHKATDTYQKLYMKLETLYGIQMPPMLDLFFNKGELNIAYTSELFVSNIKEEYDDSFLFIGPPVYNRKEKIEFPFEKINGRKVIYISLGTVFNSIDTKLYETFFKAFSDYDGIVVMSAFKMDISKFHIPENFIVQNYVPQSEILKYVEGAITHGGMNSTSDLIYNNVPFVTIPIGADQRYIASRVSELGATICLNKDNISPQLLSDSMKRVITERKYREAVEKISISFKDAGGYKKALMEISKFKILHSIE; from the coding sequence ATGTCTAAAGTATTATTTTTGAATATTCCTTCACATGGGCATATAAACCCAACATTAGGTTTGGTGGAAGGATTAGTGAAACAGGGAGACGAGGTTTTATATTTTACGACAGAAGAGTTCAGAAAGAAAGTAGAAAGTATGGGTGCAACATTTATAAGCTATGGCTCGAAATCTGATTTTTTTGTTCCTAAAAATAAGAAACCAGGAAAATCAATTCTTGATGATTTGCTGAATAGAATAGATGAGGTCCTGAATAGAGCTGATATTATCGAATATATTTTAAAACAAATTCAAGGAATGAAATTTGACTATATTATCTATGGCTCAATGTTTCCATATGGAAATGTAATATCTCAGATATTAAACATCCCGGCTATCTCTTCTTTTGCCGTATTTGCGAAACCAAAAGTTTTTATGGAAAAAGGAAATGAAGAGTTTATAAAAAATCATAAAGCTACGGACACATACCAGAAACTCTATATGAAATTAGAAACTTTATATGGGATACAGATGCCCCCCATGTTAGATCTGTTTTTTAACAAAGGGGAATTAAATATTGCATATACATCTGAATTATTTGTTTCTAACATAAAAGAAGAATATGATGATAGTTTTCTTTTTATTGGTCCACCGGTTTATAATAGAAAAGAGAAAATTGAATTTCCATTTGAAAAAATAAACGGTAGAAAAGTAATATATATTTCTTTAGGAACAGTATTTAATAGTATTGACACCAAACTGTATGAAACGTTTTTTAAAGCATTTTCTGACTATGATGGGATAGTCGTAATGAGTGCATTTAAAATGGATATATCAAAATTTCATATACCAGAGAACTTTATTGTACAAAATTATGTGCCACAGTCAGAAATACTTAAATATGTGGAGGGGGCAATAACTCATGGAGGAATGAATAGCACAAGTGATTTAATATATAATAATGTACCATTTGTGACAATTCCCATAGGCGCTGATCAAAGATATATTGCTAGTAGAGTTTCAGAGCTAGGAGCTACTATTTGTTTAAATAAAGATAATATATCGCCCCAATTACTATCGGACTCCATGAAAAGAGTAATTACGGAAAGAAAATATAGAGAAGCGGTAGAAAAAATTTCTATTTCTTTTAAAGATGCAGGAGGATATAAAAAGGCATTAATGGAGATAAGTAAATTTAAAATTTTACATAGTATAGAATAA
- a CDS encoding tetratricopeptide repeat protein, translating to MAHEYYREQDYKNCLKVYDILFHKGEQLSISELKEYAISLQKNMRYFESIEIARKILDKKRVDIDIFLNMCICLGKIGKYPDALEYYNKILKINKNYNIQIGYYAYLLGQVGKNEMADFYYKIAIDIEPDNAWYISHYAFFLQKIKEYSRSEYYYKIALNKDKNNSWLSKRYAYFLKELKGKEKAYSYYEQLFCENPYNYNYYINAAELAFISNDIEESLRYLEKANSINKPKVMEIILRFYWAIYYILSDDLKEFEKETLALKSLRRQYTGFIHRDLTDLSFYISNNLNEIKKQKYEYISSILYKGE from the coding sequence ATGGCGCATGAATACTACAGGGAACAGGATTATAAAAATTGTTTAAAAGTATATGATATATTGTTTCATAAAGGAGAGCAGCTTTCAATAAGTGAGCTAAAAGAATACGCAATTTCTCTGCAAAAGAATATGAGATATTTTGAGAGCATTGAAATAGCAAGAAAAATTTTGGATAAAAAAAGAGTAGATATAGATATATTTTTAAACATGTGCATTTGCTTAGGAAAAATTGGAAAATATCCTGATGCGCTTGAGTATTATAATAAAATCTTGAAAATAAATAAAAATTATAATATTCAGATTGGCTATTATGCATATTTGTTAGGACAAGTGGGAAAAAACGAAATGGCAGATTTTTATTATAAAATTGCTATTGATATAGAGCCAGATAATGCATGGTATATAAGTCATTACGCATTTTTTCTTCAAAAAATAAAAGAATATAGTCGGTCAGAGTATTATTATAAAATAGCGCTAAACAAAGATAAAAATAACAGTTGGCTATCAAAACGTTACGCATATTTTCTTAAAGAATTAAAAGGAAAAGAAAAAGCGTATTCCTATTATGAGCAGTTGTTTTGCGAGAATCCTTATAATTATAACTATTATATAAATGCAGCAGAATTAGCATTTATATCAAATGATATAGAAGAATCTTTAAGGTATCTGGAAAAGGCAAACTCCATTAATAAACCTAAAGTTATGGAAATTATACTTCGATTTTATTGGGCAATATATTATATTTTGTCTGATGATTTGAAAGAATTCGAGAAAGAAACATTAGCACTAAAATCTTTGCGCAGACAATATACAGGGTTTATTCATAGAGATTTGACAGATCTCAGTTTTTATATTTCAAACAATCTGAATGAGATTAAAAAACAAAAATATGAATATATTTCTAGTATTTTGTATAAGGGGGAATAG
- a CDS encoding cyclase family protein: protein MKIIDLSFNVEPNLSEPMSIKIKTRPHSGGSKFGRKIVFMGKRSLKDKAMAVIHYMSGKERITKKSFPDQEFINEQRISLSVHTGTHLDAPSHFGTRCEGKRPKTIDEIPLEWCYGNGVVLNFCNKGPCEEISVEDVKKELERIEYCLQENDIVLIRTDTDKKWGKPNYFYEAPGMSREATKFLVESGVKIIGIDCYSLDKPFMAMVKQYYRTNDKKCLWPAHFYGREKEYCHIERLTNLDKIPMNYGFKFCCFPIKLKEMGAAWVRAVAIIE from the coding sequence ATGAAAATAATAGATCTTAGTTTTAATGTTGAGCCAAATCTTTCTGAACCTATGTCAATCAAAATAAAAACAAGACCACATTCAGGGGGCTCTAAATTTGGAAGAAAAATAGTATTTATGGGAAAACGTAGTTTGAAAGATAAGGCAATGGCAGTGATTCATTATATGTCAGGGAAAGAACGTATAACTAAAAAAAGCTTTCCTGATCAAGAGTTTATCAACGAACAAAGGATTTCATTGTCTGTTCATACAGGAACACATTTAGATGCTCCTTCACATTTTGGAACAAGATGTGAAGGAAAAAGACCTAAAACAATAGATGAAATACCATTGGAATGGTGTTATGGAAATGGAGTTGTATTGAATTTTTGCAATAAAGGTCCATGTGAAGAGATTAGTGTTGAAGATGTAAAAAAGGAGTTAGAAAGAATTGAATATTGCCTTCAAGAAAACGATATTGTTCTGATAAGAACAGATACGGATAAAAAGTGGGGTAAGCCAAATTATTTTTATGAAGCTCCTGGCATGTCAAGAGAAGCAACAAAATTTTTAGTTGAAAGTGGTGTGAAAATAATAGGTATAGATTGTTATTCATTAGATAAACCATTTATGGCTATGGTAAAGCAGTATTATAGAACGAATGACAAAAAATGCTTATGGCCAGCTCATTTTTATGGACGAGAAAAAGAATATTGCCATATTGAAAGGCTTACAAACTTAGATAAGATCCCAATGAATTATGGGTTTAAGTTTTGTTGTTTCCCTATTAAATTAAAAGAAATGGGAGCTGCATGGGTTAGAGCGGTAGCTATTATTGAATAG
- a CDS encoding acyl carrier protein: MEQKIYEILKERFGIEDTINSDTDLVNQLGFESISLVELASVLSKETGVKVTHNQAIKWTTVKSILSTLAATSKDNNA; this comes from the coding sequence ATGGAACAAAAAATTTACGAAATTTTAAAAGAGAGGTTTGGTATTGAAGACACAATTAACTCAGATACAGATTTAGTTAATCAATTGGGATTTGAGTCTATTTCATTAGTAGAGTTAGCAAGTGTCTTATCAAAGGAAACTGGCGTTAAAGTTACTCATAATCAAGCAATAAAATGGACGACAGTTAAATCTATTCTGTCAACACTTGCTGCAACTAGTAAAGATAACAATGCATAA
- a CDS encoding beta-ketoacyl-[acyl-carrier-protein] synthase family protein, translating into MRRVVVTGIGLITPIGIGKEEFWKNNKDGKSGICDMPELEKFGFESKAYGYVKNFKPEQLGLTLREIRRMDRITQFGVLCTDQAVKDSKIDLSKIDKNRVGVNIANAVAGTKFMDEEFSVLTNNGKEVVNPEDISPYAYARSMPNTTSNEVSYRYGFNGTCCTMATGCTTGIDSIGFAYDQIRCGELDVMICGAAEAPITPITIAAFEAIGTLSTNNNPPEKASRPFDDTRNGFVLAEAAGILVLEELGHALNRGAHIYGEIGGYGSVNNAMHMTGLKPDGEDLSRAIKIAIEEANITPFEIDYINAHGSGTKQNDINETGAYKKVFGELAYKIPMSSTKSMTGHPLGAASAVEAIVCCLALENNFMPPTINYNKKDALCDLDYIPNCGREKNLNVVLTNASGFGGLHAAMILKKYID; encoded by the coding sequence ATGAGAAGAGTTGTCGTAACGGGGATAGGACTAATTACGCCTATAGGCATAGGAAAAGAAGAATTCTGGAAAAATAATAAAGACGGAAAAAGTGGTATATGCGATATGCCAGAACTGGAAAAATTCGGTTTTGAATCTAAGGCTTACGGTTATGTGAAAAATTTTAAGCCAGAGCAATTAGGATTAACATTACGTGAAATTAGAAGAATGGATAGGATTACTCAATTTGGAGTTTTATGTACAGATCAAGCTGTTAAAGATTCAAAAATAGATTTATCTAAAATAGACAAAAATAGAGTAGGCGTTAATATTGCAAATGCAGTAGCAGGCACAAAATTCATGGATGAAGAATTTTCAGTTTTAACCAATAATGGAAAAGAGGTGGTAAATCCGGAAGATATATCACCTTATGCATATGCACGCTCTATGCCTAATACAACTTCAAATGAAGTATCATATCGTTATGGTTTTAATGGAACCTGTTGTACAATGGCAACAGGATGTACAACAGGAATTGATTCTATAGGATTTGCGTATGATCAAATACGGTGTGGGGAATTGGACGTAATGATATGCGGAGCGGCTGAGGCTCCAATAACACCTATAACTATTGCTGCCTTTGAAGCAATAGGAACACTTTCTACAAATAATAATCCGCCAGAAAAGGCCTCCAGACCTTTTGATGATACGAGAAATGGATTTGTTTTAGCGGAAGCAGCAGGGATATTAGTTTTAGAAGAACTTGGACATGCTTTAAATAGAGGTGCACATATCTACGGAGAAATTGGGGGATATGGTTCAGTAAATAATGCCATGCATATGACAGGTTTGAAGCCAGATGGTGAGGATTTATCAAGAGCAATAAAAATTGCAATAGAGGAAGCTAATATCACACCATTTGAGATTGATTATATCAATGCTCATGGTAGTGGAACCAAACAAAATGATATAAATGAAACAGGCGCCTATAAAAAAGTATTTGGTGAGCTGGCCTATAAAATACCGATGAGTAGTACAAAATCAATGACAGGTCACCCTCTTGGTGCGGCTAGTGCAGTAGAAGCAATTGTTTGTTGTCTGGCATTGGAAAATAATTTTATGCCACCTACAATTAATTATAACAAGAAAGATGCACTATGTGATTTGGATTATATACCCAATTGTGGAAGAGAAAAAAATTTAAATGTTGTTTTAACAAATGCCAGTGGATTCGGTGGACTTCATGCAGCCATGATTCTAAAGAAATATATAGACTAA